Proteins encoded by one window of Actinocorallia herbida:
- a CDS encoding SDR family oxidoreductase: MGTYLITGATGGIGLATAELLRERGHDLVLTARSLERLTQMAGRFAAAPYGKTQAWTLPQAQRPAEQAVRTVVLDLGEPRRIEAALAVADLPRRLDGVVHAAGVCDLGTVAELDADTWIDQLMVNLVAAAELTRLLLPSLRAARGHVVFVNSGAGLRTNANWSAYAASKHGLKALADGLRQEESVLRVTSVYPGRTASEMQRKVRAQESGQYDPADYIQPSTVARAIVGALETPPDAVVTDLSLRPNA; encoded by the coding sequence ATGGGGACGTATCTCATCACCGGAGCCACGGGCGGCATCGGCCTGGCCACCGCGGAGCTGCTGCGGGAGCGCGGACACGACCTCGTGCTGACCGCGCGGTCCCTGGAACGGCTGACGCAGATGGCGGGCCGATTCGCGGCGGCCCCCTACGGGAAGACCCAGGCCTGGACCCTTCCGCAGGCCCAGCGGCCCGCCGAGCAGGCCGTCCGCACCGTCGTCCTCGACCTCGGCGAACCGCGCAGGATCGAGGCCGCTCTGGCCGTCGCCGACCTGCCGCGCAGGCTCGACGGCGTCGTGCACGCCGCGGGCGTCTGCGACCTCGGCACGGTCGCCGAACTCGACGCCGACACCTGGATCGACCAGCTCATGGTGAACCTCGTGGCGGCCGCCGAGCTGACCCGGCTGCTGCTGCCGTCGCTGCGCGCGGCGCGCGGGCACGTGGTCTTCGTCAACTCGGGCGCCGGGCTGCGCACGAACGCGAACTGGTCGGCGTACGCGGCGAGCAAGCACGGGCTGAAGGCGCTCGCCGACGGGCTGCGCCAGGAGGAGTCGGTGCTGCGCGTCACCTCCGTCTACCCGGGGCGCACCGCGAGCGAGATGCAGCGCAAGGTCCGGGCACAGGAATCGGGGCAGTACGACCCCGCGGACTACATCCAGCCTTCCACGGTCGCGCGCGCGATCGTCGGGGCCCTGGAGACCCCGCCCGACGCCGTCGTCACCGACCTGTCCCTGCGGCCGAACGCCTGA
- a CDS encoding acyl-CoA dehydrogenase, with the protein MGHYKANLRDIEFNLFEVFNRQDVLGTGPFADVDEDTARSILDEVNRLTTGPVAESFEDADRHPPVFDPATGEVKMPESFKKSYKAWMDAEWFRLDLGPELGGTNAPRSLNWAVAEHVLGANPAVYMFSSGPGFAQILFNEGNEEQRKFAQLAVDRQWGATMVLTEPDAGSDVGAGRAKAIQQPDGTWHIEGVKRFITSAEHDMSENIYHLVLARPEGAGPGTKGLSLFLVPKYHVDVETGELGERNGVYVTNVEKKMGLKVSTTCELTFGEKHPAIGTLVGDKHDGIRQMFLVIEYARMMVGTKAIATLSTGYLNALEYAKERVQGADLTQQTNKAAPRVTITHHPDVRRSLLTQKAYAEGMRALVTLTATYQDAVQIAKHEGRHDELAEKLNDLLLPLVKGFGSERSYALLGAESLQTLGGSGFLQDYPIEQYIRDSKIDTLYEGTTAIQGLDLFFRKILRDQGATLNVLANEIKEFAASESGNGRLKAERALLAQAVADTEGIIGAMVNAALGSLENPKEVYKVGLNSTRLLLALGDTVVSWLLLRQATIALEKLSGDVSAADRDFYTGKVAAAQFFAANVLPRITSDRLMAENTTLDVMDLPESAF; encoded by the coding sequence ATGGGGCACTACAAGGCCAACCTTCGGGACATCGAGTTCAACCTCTTCGAGGTGTTCAACCGCCAGGACGTCCTGGGCACGGGCCCGTTCGCAGACGTGGACGAGGACACCGCGCGGAGCATCCTCGACGAGGTCAACCGCCTCACCACGGGCCCGGTAGCCGAGTCCTTCGAGGACGCCGACAGGCACCCGCCCGTCTTCGACCCCGCCACCGGTGAGGTCAAGATGCCCGAGTCGTTCAAGAAGTCCTACAAGGCGTGGATGGACGCCGAGTGGTTCCGCCTGGACCTCGGCCCCGAGCTGGGCGGCACCAACGCGCCGCGGTCGCTGAACTGGGCGGTCGCCGAGCACGTCCTGGGTGCCAACCCGGCCGTCTACATGTTCTCCTCCGGCCCCGGCTTCGCCCAGATCCTCTTCAACGAGGGCAACGAGGAGCAGCGCAAGTTCGCGCAGCTCGCCGTGGACCGCCAGTGGGGCGCGACCATGGTGCTGACCGAGCCCGACGCCGGCTCCGACGTGGGCGCGGGCCGTGCCAAGGCGATCCAGCAGCCCGACGGCACCTGGCACATCGAGGGCGTGAAGCGCTTCATCACCTCGGCCGAGCACGACATGTCCGAGAACATCTACCACCTGGTGCTGGCCCGCCCCGAGGGCGCCGGCCCCGGCACCAAGGGACTGTCGCTGTTCCTCGTGCCGAAGTACCACGTGGACGTGGAGACCGGCGAGCTCGGCGAGCGCAACGGCGTCTACGTCACCAACGTCGAGAAGAAGATGGGCCTCAAGGTCTCCACGACCTGCGAGCTCACCTTCGGCGAGAAGCACCCGGCCATCGGCACCCTCGTCGGCGACAAGCACGACGGCATCCGCCAGATGTTCCTGGTCATCGAGTACGCCCGGATGATGGTCGGCACCAAGGCCATCGCCACCCTCTCGACCGGATACCTGAACGCGCTGGAGTACGCCAAGGAGCGCGTCCAGGGCGCGGACCTGACCCAGCAGACCAACAAGGCCGCCCCGCGCGTCACGATCACCCACCACCCGGACGTGCGCCGCTCGCTGCTCACCCAGAAGGCCTACGCCGAGGGCATGCGCGCGCTGGTCACGCTTACCGCGACCTACCAGGACGCGGTCCAGATCGCCAAGCACGAGGGCCGCCACGACGAGCTGGCCGAGAAGCTGAACGATCTGCTCCTGCCGCTGGTCAAGGGCTTCGGCTCCGAGCGCTCCTACGCGCTGCTGGGCGCCGAGTCCCTCCAGACCCTCGGCGGCTCGGGCTTCCTCCAGGACTACCCGATCGAGCAGTACATCCGGGACTCCAAGATCGACACCCTCTACGAGGGCACCACCGCGATCCAGGGCCTCGACCTGTTCTTCCGCAAGATCCTCCGCGACCAGGGCGCGACCCTGAACGTGCTCGCGAACGAGATCAAGGAGTTCGCGGCCTCCGAGTCCGGCAACGGCCGGCTCAAGGCCGAGCGGGCGCTCCTGGCCCAGGCCGTCGCGGACACCGAGGGCATCATCGGCGCCATGGTGAACGCGGCCCTCGGCTCGCTGGAGAACCCGAAGGAGGTCTACAAGGTCGGGCTGAACAGCACCCGCCTCCTCCTGGCCCTCGGCGACACCGTGGTCTCCTGGCTGCTGCTGCGCCAGGCCACCATCGCCCTGGAGAAGCTGTCCGGCGACGTCTCCGCCGCCGACCGCGACTTCTACACCGGCAAGGTCGCCGCGGCCCAGTTCTTCGCCGCGAACGTCCTGCCCCGCATCACCTCCGACCGCCTCATGGCCGAGAACACCACCCTCGACGTCATGGACCTCCCGGAGTCGGCCTTCTGA
- a CDS encoding sporulation protein: MVFKKLLGALGVGGPSIETILRDSNVRPGGIVSGDIHLIGGEREADILGINVALVTRVEVESGDSEYSQNEKYAKAHLSGRFQLQPGVRHSFPFQLEVPWETPLTHMYGQPLRGTTVGVATELEVARAVDATDLDPIAVHPLPAQERVLAAFSNLGFQFRNADCEKGRIYGVNQLLPFYQEIEFYPGARYSGSFKQLEVTFVSNPASTEVVLELDKRTVFGEGHDTFLRFTVPNQGFENTDWEQHLDGLLQQAGRKRGWF, from the coding sequence GTGGTCTTCAAGAAGCTTCTCGGTGCGCTCGGAGTCGGCGGCCCCTCGATCGAGACGATCCTGCGGGACTCCAACGTCCGGCCTGGCGGGATCGTCAGCGGCGACATCCACCTCATCGGCGGCGAGCGCGAGGCCGACATCCTCGGCATCAACGTCGCGCTGGTGACCCGGGTCGAGGTCGAGAGCGGCGACAGCGAGTACTCGCAGAACGAGAAGTACGCCAAGGCCCACCTCTCCGGCCGCTTCCAGCTCCAGCCCGGCGTCCGCCACAGCTTCCCGTTCCAGCTCGAAGTGCCGTGGGAGACCCCGCTCACCCACATGTACGGCCAGCCCCTGCGCGGCACCACCGTCGGCGTCGCCACCGAACTCGAGGTCGCCCGGGCCGTCGACGCCACCGACCTCGACCCGATCGCGGTGCACCCGCTGCCCGCGCAGGAGCGCGTCCTCGCCGCCTTCTCCAACCTCGGCTTCCAGTTCCGCAACGCCGACTGCGAGAAGGGCCGTATCTACGGCGTCAACCAGCTCCTGCCCTTCTACCAGGAGATCGAGTTCTACCCGGGCGCCCGCTACTCGGGCTCCTTCAAGCAGCTCGAGGTGACGTTCGTCAGCAACCCGGCGAGCACCGAGGTCGTCCTGGAGCTGGACAAGCGCACCGTGTTCGGCGAGGGCCACGACACCTTCCTGCGCTTCACCGTCCCCAACCAGGGCTTCGAGAACACCGACTGGGAGCAGCACCTCGACGGCCTGCTCCAGCAGGCCGGCCGCAAGCGCGGCTGGTTCTAG
- a CDS encoding WhiB family transcriptional regulator: MYRDPANPLAVRKEADDHWTDLSECRGSDPEIFYPITEFGPARDQVAEAKRVCYRCAVAAECLDWALRAGEPAGIWGGTTPEERRYLRR, encoded by the coding sequence ATGTACCGCGACCCGGCCAACCCGCTGGCGGTGCGCAAGGAAGCCGACGACCACTGGACCGACCTGTCCGAGTGCCGCGGCTCCGATCCCGAGATCTTCTATCCCATCACCGAGTTCGGTCCCGCCCGCGATCAAGTGGCCGAGGCCAAGCGCGTCTGCTACCGCTGCGCCGTCGCAGCGGAATGCCTTGACTGGGCGCTGCGCGCAGGAGAGCCCGCCGGCATCTGGGGCGGCACGACCCCCGAGGAGCGCCGCTATCTTCGACGGTAA
- a CDS encoding NADPH:quinone oxidoreductase family protein produces MVQLVVEELGSVTFVEAEAPDPGPGQVRVDVGAAGVNYVDGLLIQGKYQIKPPLPFTPGSEIAGTVSALGEGVEGFAIGDRVLAMCGFGGFSSQVVIPANTAVHVPEKLDFARAATFTQSYCTALFALRERVGLRPGETVLALGAGSGVGLAAVQVAVALGARVLAAASSPEKRDLSLAAGAEAVVDTASPDAVKAAARDFAEGGVDVVFDPVGGELAPATLRALRDFGRYTVIGFTAGIPSVPLNQVLLRNRNVVGVDWGFWALNHPVAQRELLEDALAMVADGRLDPVAPQERPLTEIEGALADLAARRVAGKIALIP; encoded by the coding sequence ATGGTGCAGCTCGTCGTGGAAGAACTCGGATCCGTCACGTTCGTCGAGGCTGAGGCCCCGGACCCCGGACCCGGCCAGGTACGCGTGGACGTCGGCGCGGCGGGCGTCAACTACGTCGACGGGCTCCTCATCCAGGGCAAGTACCAGATCAAGCCGCCGCTTCCCTTCACCCCCGGCAGCGAGATCGCCGGAACCGTCAGCGCGCTGGGCGAGGGCGTCGAAGGCTTCGCCATCGGCGACCGGGTCCTCGCGATGTGCGGGTTCGGCGGATTCTCCTCCCAGGTCGTCATCCCCGCGAACACCGCGGTGCACGTGCCGGAGAAGCTCGACTTCGCCCGCGCCGCGACCTTCACCCAGTCCTACTGCACAGCGCTCTTCGCGCTGCGCGAGCGCGTCGGGCTGCGGCCCGGCGAGACGGTGCTCGCGCTCGGCGCGGGCAGCGGGGTCGGACTCGCCGCCGTCCAGGTCGCCGTCGCGCTAGGCGCGCGCGTCCTCGCCGCGGCCTCCAGCCCCGAGAAGCGCGACCTCTCCCTCGCCGCGGGCGCCGAGGCCGTCGTGGACACGGCCTCCCCCGACGCCGTCAAGGCGGCCGCGCGCGACTTCGCCGAAGGCGGCGTGGACGTCGTGTTCGACCCCGTCGGCGGCGAACTCGCCCCGGCCACGCTGCGCGCCCTGCGCGACTTCGGCCGCTACACCGTCATCGGGTTCACCGCGGGCATCCCGTCGGTGCCGCTCAACCAGGTGCTGCTGCGCAACCGGAACGTCGTCGGCGTCGACTGGGGCTTCTGGGCGCTGAACCACCCCGTCGCGCAGCGGGAACTGCTGGAGGACGCGCTGGCGATGGTCGCCGACGGGCGGCTCGACCCCGTCGCGCCGCAGGAGCGCCCGCTCACCGAGATCGAGGGCGCGCTCGCCGACCTCGCCGCCCGACGCGTCGCGGGCAAGATCGCGCTGATCCCCTAA
- a CDS encoding GNAT family N-acetyltransferase: MTGTRKPPVFRDATHADLEKIVKLLADDVLGATRESPEVNEHYEAAFAAIAADPNNRLIVADFDGDVVGTLQLTYIPGLTYMGSTRAQIEGVRVAGDLRGHGVGHAMLSYAIEEARAYGCRVVQLTSDRQRPEAIRFYQKVGFRPSHMGLKYPLTDHD; encoded by the coding sequence ATGACAGGGACCCGCAAGCCGCCGGTTTTCCGCGACGCCACCCACGCGGACCTGGAGAAGATCGTCAAACTGCTCGCCGACGACGTCCTGGGCGCCACCCGGGAGTCTCCCGAGGTCAACGAGCACTACGAGGCGGCCTTCGCGGCCATCGCGGCCGACCCGAACAACCGGCTCATCGTCGCCGATTTCGACGGCGACGTGGTCGGCACCCTCCAGCTCACGTACATCCCCGGCCTCACCTACATGGGCAGCACCCGCGCCCAGATCGAGGGCGTGCGCGTCGCGGGCGACCTGCGCGGCCACGGCGTGGGGCACGCCATGCTCTCCTACGCCATCGAAGAGGCGCGCGCCTACGGCTGCCGTGTGGTGCAGCTCACCAGCGACCGCCAGCGCCCCGAGGCGATCCGGTTCTACCAGAAGGTCGGTTTCCGCCCGTCCCACATGGGGCTCAAGTACCCCCTCACCGATCACGACTGA
- a CDS encoding rhomboid family intramembrane serine protease: protein MSERSRAFGRRAAGEINTQATRALAAAALVLTVLAGMWLLEIVDQLIGNQLDVYGIRARHVGDLPQIFTAPFLHGSFDHLIANTIPFAALGFLAALRGMGKFLMTSLIVIVIGGLGVWFTGPPNSETLGASILVFGYFGYLLGRGVFERHIFDLLIAIAVVVLYGGIVYGVFPNDSRISWQGHLFGLVGGLIAAFLLRRRDRV, encoded by the coding sequence ATGAGTGAGCGAAGCAGGGCGTTCGGCAGGCGTGCGGCCGGGGAGATCAACACCCAGGCGACCCGTGCGCTCGCCGCCGCCGCCCTCGTGCTCACCGTCCTGGCCGGCATGTGGCTGCTGGAGATCGTCGATCAGCTCATCGGCAACCAGCTCGACGTGTACGGCATCCGCGCCCGCCACGTCGGCGACCTTCCCCAGATCTTCACCGCACCGTTCCTGCACGGCAGTTTCGACCATCTGATCGCCAACACCATCCCGTTCGCCGCGCTCGGCTTCCTCGCGGCCCTGCGCGGCATGGGCAAGTTCCTGATGACGAGCCTCATCGTCATCGTGATCGGCGGGCTCGGCGTCTGGTTCACCGGCCCGCCGAACTCCGAGACGCTCGGCGCGAGCATCCTGGTGTTCGGCTACTTCGGCTACCTGCTGGGCCGGGGCGTCTTCGAACGGCACATCTTCGACCTGCTGATCGCCATCGCCGTCGTCGTGCTCTACGGCGGCATCGTCTACGGCGTCTTCCCGAACGACTCGCGGATCTCCTGGCAGGGCCACCTCTTCGGGCTGGTCGGCGGCCTCATCGCCGCCTTCCTGCTACGCCGCCGCGACCGCGTCTAG